One genomic window of Haloferax mediterranei ATCC 33500 includes the following:
- a CDS encoding phosphoadenosine phosphosulfate reductase family protein, whose product MSKAFPDYLDVDYTDGEGETPDDYPSIEDKIEKAIEVTRTGLEQYDNPAVMWTGGKDSTLTLYFIKEVAERYDLEVPPAVFIDHYQHFDEIMDFVKHWADEWDLDVIWARNEDVGAYVDENGLEPGDDIPISELSEHNQHHVREILEYEEDTFPFLLDTYVGNHLLKTVALNDTLEEHDIDGVISGVRWDEQEARADETFISPRHDPDIYPPHDRVQPILQFEESAVWDAFWYFAVPDTVENYPEDGYVPENDEDLPEGVTQEDVPVSPKYFAGFRSLGSEVSTDKSAEEPAWLQDMENTTERAGRAQDKEDLMERLRDLGYM is encoded by the coding sequence ATGTCGAAAGCCTTCCCAGACTATCTCGACGTCGACTACACCGACGGCGAAGGTGAAACGCCGGACGATTACCCGAGTATCGAGGACAAAATCGAGAAGGCCATCGAGGTTACCAGAACGGGTCTCGAACAGTACGACAACCCCGCCGTGATGTGGACCGGCGGCAAGGACTCGACGCTTACGCTCTACTTCATCAAGGAAGTCGCCGAGCGCTACGACCTCGAAGTCCCGCCGGCGGTCTTCATCGACCACTACCAGCACTTCGACGAAATCATGGACTTCGTCAAGCACTGGGCCGACGAGTGGGACCTCGACGTCATCTGGGCCCGCAACGAGGACGTAGGTGCGTACGTCGACGAGAACGGTCTCGAACCCGGTGACGACATCCCGATTTCGGAACTCTCCGAACACAACCAGCACCACGTCCGCGAGATTCTCGAATACGAAGAGGACACGTTCCCCTTCCTCCTCGACACCTACGTGGGCAACCACCTGCTGAAGACTGTCGCGCTCAACGACACGCTCGAAGAGCACGACATCGACGGCGTCATCTCCGGCGTCCGCTGGGACGAACAGGAAGCTCGTGCCGACGAGACGTTCATCAGTCCCCGTCACGACCCGGACATCTACCCGCCGCACGACCGCGTTCAACCCATCCTCCAGTTCGAAGAGAGCGCCGTCTGGGACGCCTTCTGGTACTTCGCAGTCCCGGACACCGTCGAAAACTACCCCGAAGACGGCTACGTCCCCGAAAACGACGAGGACCTCCCCGAGGGTGTCACGCAGGAAGACGTGCCCGTCTCGCCGAAGTACTTCGCTGGCTTCCGCAGTCTCGGCAGCGAAGTCTCGACCGACAAGTCCGCCGAGGAACCGGCGTGGCTGCAGGACATGGAGAACACGACCGAGCGCGCTGGCCGCGCCCAGGACAAAGAGGACCTGATGGAGCGCCTGCGCGACCTCGGCTACATGTAA
- a CDS encoding DUF7110 family protein, which translates to MSGRVYRLHSTLELPLEDVMDYFEDDPDLPPEVENVDITRRNNTLIIKAVSADDNLSKYTPTAQLKASVTENRVYEEEPPRAGAPNWGEEEEEEIPSELVEFACFKGDLETVLQNTALQYPMFLVLREIAMLSEKGTLTAITEEDDELQATRIVEGEVRAASVEVVENPQQNGSSDSGVNWRDNKFIS; encoded by the coding sequence ATGTCAGGCCGCGTATATCGACTCCATTCGACGTTGGAACTGCCACTCGAAGACGTAATGGACTACTTCGAGGATGACCCCGACCTCCCACCAGAGGTCGAAAACGTAGACATCACGCGCCGTAATAACACGCTTATCATCAAAGCCGTCTCTGCTGACGATAACCTCAGCAAGTACACGCCGACGGCACAACTGAAGGCAAGCGTGACCGAAAACCGTGTCTACGAAGAAGAGCCGCCCCGTGCGGGCGCGCCAAACTGGGGAGAAGAAGAAGAAGAGGAGATTCCGTCGGAACTCGTCGAATTCGCCTGTTTTAAGGGCGACCTCGAAACCGTCCTCCAGAACACGGCGCTCCAGTACCCGATGTTCCTCGTACTCCGCGAGATTGCGATGCTTTCGGAGAAAGGGACGCTGACCGCGATTACGGAGGAGGACGACGAACTACAGGCAACGCGCATCGTCGAAGGCGAAGTCCGTGCCGCCTCCGTCGAGGTTGTCGAGAACCCACAACAGAACGGTTCGTCCGACAGCGGAGTCAACTGGCGCGATAACAAGTTCATCTCCTGA
- a CDS encoding glutaredoxin family protein, with amino-acid sequence MTFQPESFDPEEVQARVDEAIENNHVVLFMKGNRLMPQCGYSAKALEHISQYVDEFETIDVLPALPHFREALNEKSGWETIPQTFVDGEFIGGSDILEELDERDELEATLTGAN; translated from the coding sequence ATGACATTCCAACCGGAGAGCTTCGACCCCGAGGAAGTACAGGCCCGCGTCGACGAGGCCATCGAGAACAACCACGTCGTGTTGTTCATGAAGGGTAACCGCCTCATGCCTCAGTGTGGCTACTCCGCGAAGGCGCTCGAACACATCTCGCAATATGTCGATGAGTTCGAGACGATTGACGTGCTGCCCGCACTTCCGCACTTCCGCGAGGCGCTCAACGAAAAGAGCGGTTGGGAGACGATTCCCCAGACGTTCGTCGACGGCGAGTTCATCGGCGGCAGCGACATTCTCGAAGAACTCGACGAGCGGGACGAACTCGAAGCGACGCTGACTGGCGCGAACTAA
- the gfcR gene encoding transcriptional regulator GfcR — protein MKNVDDLIASAAELADRGLSKGEIADELNVSRETASWLVERSGAAAKPEPDTKPEGPDDIHVDWNAIGSGGKRLTYIGRALADLLMETGETADVTIGIEKAGVPLATAVSRELETTLGAYAPAKHQWDEGDIEDLGGGFSRNFAPVEDRDCFIVDDTVTSGTTLRETIESIRSEGGEPLACVVIVDKQGVEEIDGVPVYSLINVVRVGEQ, from the coding sequence ATGAAGAACGTCGACGACCTCATCGCCAGCGCGGCGGAGCTCGCGGACCGTGGACTCTCGAAAGGCGAGATTGCCGACGAGCTGAACGTCTCCCGTGAGACCGCTAGTTGGCTGGTCGAACGAAGCGGTGCGGCGGCGAAACCCGAACCCGACACGAAACCCGAAGGCCCCGACGACATCCACGTTGACTGGAATGCAATCGGGAGCGGCGGCAAACGCCTCACCTACATCGGCCGCGCGCTCGCGGACCTTCTGATGGAGACCGGCGAGACGGCCGATGTCACCATCGGTATCGAGAAGGCGGGTGTCCCGCTCGCAACAGCAGTCTCGCGCGAACTCGAAACGACCCTCGGCGCGTACGCGCCCGCAAAGCACCAGTGGGACGAAGGAGATATCGAAGACCTCGGCGGCGGCTTCTCCCGGAACTTCGCACCCGTCGAAGACCGCGATTGCTTCATCGTCGACGACACGGTGACGAGCGGCACGACGCTCCGCGAAACCATCGAGTCGATTCGCTCCGAAGGCGGCGAACCGCTCGCATGCGTGGTTATCGTGGACAAACAGGGCGTCGAAGAAATCGACGGCGTCCCGGTCTACTCGCTCATCAACGTCGTCCGCGTCGGCGAGCAGTAA
- a CDS encoding glucose 1-dehydrogenase encodes MKAIAVKRGEDRPVVIEKPRPEPESGEALVRTLRVGVDGTDHEVIAGGHGGFPEGEDHLVLGHEAVGVVVDPNDTELEEGDIVVPTVRRPPASGTNEYFERDQPDMAPDGMYFERGIVGAHGYMSEFFTSPEKYLVRIPRSQAELGFLIEPISITEKALEHAYASRSAFDWDPSSAFVLGNGSLGLLTLAMLKVDDKGYENLYCLGRRDRPDPTIDIIEELDATYVDSRQTPVEDVPDVYEQMDFIYEATGFPKHAIQSVQALAPNGVGALLGVPSDWAFEVDAGAFHREMVLHNKALVGSVNSHVEHFEAATVTFTKLPKWFLEDLVTGVHPLSEFEAAFDDDDTTIKTAIEFSTV; translated from the coding sequence ATGAAAGCAATCGCCGTCAAGCGCGGGGAAGATAGACCGGTCGTCATCGAAAAGCCACGACCGGAACCCGAGTCCGGGGAGGCGCTCGTTCGGACGCTTCGGGTCGGCGTCGACGGGACCGACCACGAGGTCATCGCCGGTGGGCACGGGGGATTCCCAGAGGGCGAAGACCATCTCGTGCTCGGCCACGAGGCGGTCGGCGTCGTCGTCGACCCGAACGACACGGAACTGGAGGAAGGCGACATCGTCGTTCCGACGGTTCGACGACCGCCGGCGTCGGGCACGAACGAATATTTTGAGCGCGACCAACCGGACATGGCCCCCGACGGGATGTACTTCGAGCGCGGTATCGTCGGCGCACACGGGTACATGTCCGAGTTCTTCACCAGTCCGGAGAAGTATCTCGTCCGCATCCCGCGCTCGCAGGCGGAACTCGGATTTCTCATCGAACCTATCTCTATCACCGAAAAGGCTCTCGAACACGCCTACGCGAGTCGGTCGGCGTTCGACTGGGACCCGTCGTCGGCATTCGTCCTCGGAAACGGCAGTCTCGGACTCCTGACGCTCGCCATGCTGAAGGTAGACGACAAGGGCTACGAGAACCTCTACTGTCTCGGCCGTCGCGACCGCCCGGACCCGACAATCGACATCATCGAGGAACTCGACGCGACATACGTCGACTCCCGACAGACACCCGTCGAGGACGTGCCGGACGTGTACGAGCAGATGGACTTCATCTATGAGGCCACCGGCTTCCCGAAACACGCCATCCAGTCGGTACAAGCCCTCGCACCGAACGGTGTCGGTGCGCTCCTCGGTGTTCCGAGCGACTGGGCGTTCGAGGTCGATGCCGGAGCGTTCCACCGCGAGATGGTGCTGCACAATAAGGCGCTCGTCGGGAGCGTCAACTCCCACGTCGAGCACTTCGAGGCCGCAACCGTGACGTTCACCAAACTTCCGAAGTGGTTCCTCGAAGACCTCGTCACCGGAGTCCACCCGCTTTCGGAGTTTGAAGCAGCATTCGATGACGACGACACCACTATAAAAACCGCCATCGAATTCAGTACTGTATGA
- the purB gene encoding adenylosuccinate lyase, translating to MTDADRNDPLYAVSPLDGRYASRTAPLAKHVSEAALMRARVQVEVEYLVALSDLDATPLSLSNSERESLRALYEEFDNDDADLVKRLEVEGAEGFSATNHDVKAVEYFIRTETDDEIHPWIHFGLTSEDVNNLAQRLMVKGAVEDVLVPELREMRDELVSLAQEYRDVPMLARTHGQPATPTTFGKEMAVYASRLGRTLARVEAANDDLSGKLAGASGTYAAHVAAYPDVDWRAFSREFVGSLGLEHTSLATQVNPCDDLAALFDAFRGVNNVVVDLDRDAWLYVSDRYLGQEAVEGETGSSTMPHKVNPIDFENSEGNLSKANADLTFLADYVTTSRLQRDLSDSTVKRNIGAAFAHCLIGYKKTQTGLGKVVPNEHVMRDELDDMPAIIGEAVQTILRREGDTQAYERVKELTRGRDVTLEDFHDLFSDLDVNESTRDELLALTPATYVGLADELVDDID from the coding sequence ATGACCGACGCCGACCGGAACGACCCGCTCTATGCGGTGTCACCGCTCGACGGGCGCTACGCCTCCCGAACCGCACCGCTCGCGAAGCACGTGAGTGAAGCCGCGCTCATGCGCGCCCGCGTGCAAGTCGAAGTGGAGTACCTCGTCGCGCTTTCGGACCTCGACGCGACGCCGCTTTCACTCTCTAATTCGGAACGCGAGTCTCTGCGGGCACTCTACGAGGAGTTCGACAACGATGACGCGGACCTCGTGAAACGGCTCGAAGTCGAGGGTGCGGAGGGCTTCTCCGCGACGAACCACGACGTGAAGGCCGTCGAGTACTTCATCCGCACCGAGACGGACGACGAAATCCACCCGTGGATTCACTTCGGTCTGACCTCCGAGGACGTGAACAATCTCGCACAGCGCCTGATGGTCAAGGGCGCAGTCGAAGACGTGCTCGTCCCCGAACTCCGTGAGATGCGCGACGAACTCGTCAGCCTCGCACAGGAGTACCGCGACGTGCCCATGCTCGCGCGAACCCACGGCCAACCCGCCACACCGACGACGTTCGGCAAGGAGATGGCCGTCTACGCCTCCCGTCTGGGTCGCACGCTGGCCCGCGTCGAGGCCGCGAACGACGACCTTTCCGGGAAACTCGCTGGCGCGTCCGGCACCTACGCAGCACACGTCGCCGCCTACCCCGACGTCGACTGGCGCGCGTTCTCCCGCGAGTTCGTCGGGTCGCTCGGCCTCGAACACACCTCGCTCGCCACGCAGGTCAACCCGTGTGACGACCTCGCGGCGCTGTTCGACGCCTTCCGCGGCGTCAACAACGTCGTCGTCGACCTCGACCGCGACGCGTGGCTCTACGTCTCCGACCGCTACCTCGGCCAAGAGGCCGTTGAGGGTGAAACCGGGTCGTCGACGATGCCGCACAAGGTCAACCCCATCGACTTCGAGAACTCCGAAGGAAACCTCTCGAAGGCGAACGCCGACCTGACGTTCCTCGCGGACTACGTCACGACCTCGCGTCTCCAGCGCGACCTCTCGGATTCGACCGTCAAACGCAATATCGGTGCTGCGTTCGCGCACTGTCTTATCGGCTACAAGAAGACCCAGACCGGACTTGGAAAGGTCGTCCCGAACGAGCACGTCATGCGCGACGAACTCGACGACATGCCGGCTATCATCGGCGAGGCCGTCCAGACGATTCTCCGCCGCGAGGGCGATACGCAGGCGTACGAGCGTGTGAAGGAACTCACTCGCGGGCGCGATGTGACCCTCGAAGACTTCCACGACCTCTTTTCGGACCTCGATGTGAACGAATCGACTCGCGACGAACTCCTCGCGCTCACGCCCGCGACGTACGTCGGACTGGCGGACGAACTCGTCGACGATATCGACTAA
- the purH gene encoding bifunctional phosphoribosylaminoimidazolecarboxamide formyltransferase/IMP cyclohydrolase: protein MVTIAGLASNRGRNLRNIADRAPGGAELGVVVSNHADAPILDAAAERGIPTEVVERDDDESREAHEERILDALADYDFDLVCLDGYMRVLTSTFLDAAPTTLNVHPSLLPAFPGMDAHEQVLEAGVKTTGCTVHVVNEEVDDGPIVTQEAVPVYGDDDVDDLKSRVLYEAEFKAYPRAVRWFAEDRVTVEDDTVTIEGDVDAGLPERRVTSEDRYDTLRYGENPHQDAAVYVDETCEEASVVGAPQLNEGAKGLSYNNYNDADGALNIIKEFDEPAAAVIKHTNPAGCATADTLAEAYADALATDPMSAFGGIVALNRECDAETAELIIDSFKEVVVAPGYTDDALDVLTEKKNLRVLDVGELSDRTETYTEKALVGGRLVQERDLWTPTLDDLEVATETEPTDEQLETMLFAWKVLKHVKSNGILFAKGTETVGVGMGQVSRVDAVELAAMKAEEHAEGKDAQGAVMASDAFFPFPDGVEKAADAGIEAVIQPGGSVNDDKVIEACNERGIAMVFTGERCFRHD from the coding sequence ATGGTCACCATCGCCGGTCTCGCGAGCAACCGTGGACGAAACCTGCGCAACATCGCCGACCGCGCCCCTGGCGGGGCGGAACTCGGCGTCGTCGTTTCGAACCACGCCGACGCACCCATTCTCGACGCCGCCGCAGAGCGCGGCATCCCGACCGAAGTCGTCGAGCGCGACGACGACGAGTCCCGCGAGGCGCACGAAGAGCGCATCCTCGACGCACTCGCCGACTACGACTTCGACCTCGTCTGTCTCGACGGCTACATGCGCGTGCTCACATCCACGTTCCTCGACGCCGCGCCGACGACGCTCAACGTTCACCCGTCGCTTCTCCCCGCGTTCCCCGGCATGGACGCCCACGAACAAGTTCTCGAAGCGGGCGTGAAGACGACCGGCTGTACGGTTCACGTCGTCAACGAGGAAGTCGACGACGGACCCATCGTCACGCAGGAGGCCGTCCCGGTCTACGGCGACGACGACGTGGACGACCTCAAGTCGCGCGTCCTCTACGAGGCCGAATTCAAGGCCTACCCGCGCGCAGTCCGCTGGTTCGCCGAGGACCGCGTGACGGTCGAAGACGACACCGTCACCATCGAGGGCGATGTCGACGCCGGGCTTCCCGAGCGCCGCGTCACCTCCGAAGACCGCTACGACACGCTCCGCTACGGCGAGAACCCGCACCAAGACGCCGCCGTCTACGTGGACGAGACGTGCGAGGAAGCCTCCGTGGTCGGTGCGCCCCAACTCAACGAGGGCGCGAAAGGCCTCTCGTACAACAACTACAACGACGCCGACGGCGCGCTGAATATCATCAAGGAGTTCGACGAACCCGCCGCGGCGGTCATCAAGCACACGAACCCCGCCGGCTGTGCGACCGCCGACACGCTCGCTGAAGCCTACGCCGACGCCCTCGCAACCGACCCGATGAGCGCCTTCGGCGGCATCGTCGCGCTCAACCGCGAGTGCGACGCCGAGACGGCCGAACTCATCATCGACTCGTTCAAGGAAGTCGTCGTCGCGCCCGGCTACACCGACGACGCGCTCGACGTGCTCACGGAGAAGAAGAACCTCCGTGTACTGGACGTGGGCGAACTTAGCGACCGAACCGAGACCTACACCGAAAAGGCGCTCGTCGGCGGGCGACTCGTCCAAGAGCGCGACCTCTGGACCCCGACGCTCGACGACCTCGAAGTCGCCACCGAGACGGAGCCGACCGACGAGCAGTTAGAGACGATGCTCTTTGCGTGGAAGGTCCTGAAGCACGTGAAGTCAAACGGGATTCTCTTCGCCAAGGGTACCGAGACGGTCGGCGTCGGCATGGGACAGGTCTCCCGCGTTGACGCGGTCGAACTCGCCGCGATGAAGGCCGAGGAGCACGCCGAGGGCAAGGACGCACAGGGAGCCGTCATGGCCTCCGACGCGTTCTTCCCGTTCCCGGACGGCGTCGAGAAGGCGGCCGACGCGGGTATCGAGGCGGTCATTCAGCCCGGTGGGTCGGTGAACGACGACAAGGTCATCGAGGCGTGCAACGAGCGCGGGATTGCGATGGTGTTCACTGGGGAGCGGTGCTTCCGCCACGACTGA
- a CDS encoding universal stress protein, producing the protein MYEDILVPTDGSRGTMQAIEHALELAGANSTVHVLSVVDQRIYLAAGGDQQDAVIQSLRDDAIDAVEKCADECEGACDTTTAIREGVPHRVILEYADEHDIDVVVMGTHGRTGRDKLASLGSVTERVVENAHRPVLVVHIDE; encoded by the coding sequence ATGTACGAGGATATTCTGGTGCCGACAGACGGGAGCCGTGGGACGATGCAGGCAATCGAGCACGCGCTCGAACTCGCGGGCGCGAACTCGACGGTACACGTGCTTTCGGTCGTCGACCAGCGCATCTATCTCGCGGCCGGGGGCGACCAGCAGGACGCGGTCATCCAGTCGCTTCGAGACGACGCCATCGACGCCGTCGAGAAGTGCGCCGACGAGTGCGAAGGAGCGTGTGACACGACCACGGCAATCCGCGAGGGCGTTCCGCACCGAGTCATCCTCGAATATGCGGACGAACACGACATCGACGTGGTCGTGATGGGAACCCACGGTCGGACGGGCCGCGACAAACTCGCATCGCTCGGAAGCGTCACAGAGCGCGTCGTAGAGAACGCCCACCGACCGGTCCTCGTCGTCCATATCGACGAGTAG
- the folP gene encoding dihydropteroate synthase: MEYHEAVNFLFDLRRFQVKPGTESIQRLLSHLGDPHEGVSFVQVAGSNGKGSTARMLDSTLREAGQSVGLYTSPHFDNVRERVRVDGRKIPESALSAFVAEAKPYLVERAADGEPLTFFETVTALAIWYFDQADVDVAVLEVGMGGELDATSAVDPVASAVTNVSLEHTAVLGDTIEEIARTKAAVAPADNPLVTGAAGDALDVIREEVGDVLTVGGADADTDVRTAYGGRVNHQEAAVTVETDDETLDLRIPLLGAYQARNAGIAVALSRQVRPDISDDEIHRGLRNAHWPGRFEVMGTDPMVVLDGAHNPDACAQVATVLDEFEYDDLHLVYGAMHDKDHGEMVEALPDVASVVTCHADISRAEDPEILASVFERIDVPEVETGDVVASALERARERADPDDCVLVVGSLYVVAEARTTWTRAIIPKTHRTLDDARETLERANVADEGSRDERAAKAVHQTVHTRVQRRQARHLREELFSIGGDCAVSGHESGGELVDVVLMGTLDQFDRLTENLRDRPYALPELADEIEASLGRDPSAETHGYPWEDGPSVMGILNVTPDSFHDGGEFYDIEDAVEQAEAMVEAGVGIIDVGGESTRPGAEEVPVDEEIRRVTPVIEALSDLDALVSVDTRKAAVAEAALDAGADILNDVTGLEDPEMRFLAAERDVPVIVMHSIDAPVIPDKDIDYDDVVEDVIDELTERVLLAEKAGIPRRNIIVDPGLGFGKSKAENFELLGRVDEFRALGCPVLIGHSHKSMFSLVGEKTGDNLAATIAGTAIAADRGADIIRVHDVPENVAAVNVALASQDSSRFTDE, encoded by the coding sequence ATGGAGTACCACGAGGCGGTGAACTTCCTTTTCGACCTCCGGCGATTCCAGGTCAAGCCGGGGACCGAGTCGATTCAGCGGTTGCTCTCTCACCTCGGCGACCCACACGAGGGAGTCTCGTTCGTGCAGGTCGCAGGGTCAAACGGAAAAGGAAGCACCGCCCGGATGCTCGACTCGACGCTCCGCGAAGCGGGACAGAGCGTCGGGTTGTACACCTCGCCGCACTTCGACAACGTGCGCGAGCGCGTCCGCGTCGACGGGCGGAAGATTCCCGAATCCGCGCTGTCGGCGTTCGTGGCCGAAGCGAAACCGTATCTTGTCGAGCGTGCCGCCGACGGCGAACCGCTCACGTTCTTCGAAACCGTGACCGCCCTCGCAATCTGGTACTTCGACCAGGCCGACGTCGACGTGGCGGTCCTCGAAGTCGGGATGGGTGGCGAACTCGATGCGACGAGCGCCGTCGACCCCGTCGCCAGCGCCGTCACGAACGTCTCGCTCGAACACACGGCGGTCCTCGGCGATACCATCGAAGAGATTGCCCGGACGAAGGCTGCCGTCGCGCCCGCAGACAACCCACTCGTGACGGGTGCTGCGGGCGACGCACTCGATGTCATCCGCGAGGAGGTCGGCGACGTACTGACGGTCGGCGGCGCGGACGCCGATACCGACGTTCGAACCGCGTACGGCGGTCGCGTGAACCACCAAGAGGCCGCCGTCACCGTCGAAACCGACGACGAGACGCTCGACCTTCGAATCCCGCTTTTAGGTGCGTATCAGGCTCGAAACGCCGGTATCGCAGTCGCGCTCTCCCGACAGGTCCGGCCAGATATTTCCGACGACGAGATTCACCGCGGCCTTCGAAACGCGCACTGGCCGGGTCGCTTCGAAGTCATGGGAACCGACCCGATGGTCGTCTTAGACGGGGCACACAACCCCGACGCCTGCGCACAGGTCGCTACCGTCCTCGACGAGTTCGAGTACGACGACCTGCATCTCGTCTACGGTGCGATGCACGACAAGGACCACGGTGAGATGGTCGAAGCGCTGCCCGACGTCGCCTCCGTCGTCACCTGTCACGCGGACATCTCGCGGGCCGAAGACCCCGAGATTCTTGCATCGGTGTTCGAACGAATCGACGTTCCGGAAGTCGAGACGGGTGACGTGGTTGCATCGGCGCTGGAGCGCGCACGAGAACGCGCCGACCCGGACGACTGCGTGCTCGTCGTCGGGTCGTTGTACGTCGTCGCCGAGGCGCGAACGACGTGGACACGAGCGATAATTCCGAAGACGCACCGTACTCTCGATGACGCTCGCGAGACGCTCGAACGGGCCAACGTGGCAGACGAAGGGAGTCGGGACGAGCGAGCAGCGAAGGCGGTTCATCAGACGGTTCACACGCGCGTCCAGCGACGACAGGCCAGACACCTCAGAGAAGAACTGTTCTCTATCGGCGGCGACTGCGCCGTTTCCGGCCACGAGTCCGGCGGCGAACTCGTCGACGTGGTGTTGATGGGGACGCTCGACCAGTTCGACCGCTTGACGGAAAATCTCCGAGACCGTCCCTACGCGCTCCCGGAACTCGCCGACGAGATCGAAGCGAGTCTCGGACGCGACCCCTCCGCCGAGACTCACGGCTACCCGTGGGAAGACGGTCCATCCGTCATGGGCATCCTCAACGTCACGCCGGACAGTTTCCACGACGGCGGCGAGTTCTACGACATCGAAGACGCCGTCGAACAGGCGGAAGCGATGGTCGAAGCCGGTGTCGGCATTATCGACGTCGGTGGTGAGAGCACCCGTCCCGGTGCCGAAGAAGTCCCAGTAGACGAAGAGATTCGCCGAGTTACGCCCGTCATCGAGGCACTTTCGGACCTCGACGCACTCGTCTCCGTGGACACCCGGAAAGCGGCGGTTGCTGAGGCCGCACTGGACGCAGGGGCCGATATCCTCAACGACGTGACCGGCCTCGAAGACCCCGAAATGCGGTTCCTCGCGGCCGAGCGCGACGTCCCGGTTATCGTGATGCACAGCATCGACGCGCCGGTGATTCCGGACAAGGACATCGACTACGACGACGTGGTCGAAGACGTAATCGACGAACTCACAGAGCGCGTCCTGCTCGCCGAAAAGGCGGGAATCCCGCGTCGAAACATCATCGTCGACCCCGGTCTCGGATTCGGGAAATCGAAGGCCGAGAACTTCGAACTCCTCGGACGCGTCGACGAGTTCCGTGCGCTCGGGTGTCCCGTTCTCATCGGCCACTCTCACAAGTCGATGTTCTCACTCGTCGGCGAGAAAACCGGGGACAACCTCGCGGCAACCATCGCGGGAACGGCTATCGCTGCGGACCGCGGCGCTGACATCATTCGCGTCCACGACGTACCGGAGAACGTCGCGGCCGTGAACGTCGCGCTCGCTTCGCAGGACTCGAGTCGGTTTACCGACGAGTAG
- a CDS encoding NRDE family protein, which yields MCTLILAWQVFEDAPVVVAANRDELLDRPAEPPQRWTNGEGPAIVAPRDAEAGGTWVGYNEAGVFVGITNRWVDVEGGGEQSRGHLVRDALRRETAEDAARFVEHAVDKHTYDGFNLVIADESAALFYEWDGGLSVRNFDPGIHVVVNVGTPDSWFVPAQRPEVGEEQADNARRLWETLQPEASEAMTDWRERARTALGDHDFGVCVHDPEGRFGTRSSSLITLGAEEFAYEFADGPPCQTAFEPVERQD from the coding sequence GTGTGCACACTCATCCTCGCGTGGCAGGTGTTCGAAGACGCGCCGGTCGTCGTCGCCGCTAATCGTGACGAACTCCTCGACAGGCCTGCTGAGCCACCCCAACGCTGGACCAACGGTGAGGGACCCGCAATCGTCGCCCCGCGCGATGCCGAGGCGGGCGGGACGTGGGTCGGCTACAACGAGGCTGGCGTCTTCGTCGGTATCACCAATCGTTGGGTCGACGTCGAGGGCGGCGGTGAGCAGTCGCGTGGACATCTCGTCCGCGATGCGTTACGTCGCGAGACGGCCGAAGACGCCGCCCGGTTCGTCGAGCACGCGGTCGACAAACACACCTACGACGGATTCAATCTCGTCATCGCCGACGAGAGCGCCGCGCTCTTCTACGAGTGGGACGGCGGACTCTCCGTTCGGAATTTCGACCCCGGCATCCACGTCGTCGTGAACGTCGGCACGCCCGATTCGTGGTTCGTCCCGGCGCAACGCCCCGAGGTGGGTGAGGAGCAAGCAGACAACGCCCGGCGACTCTGGGAGACACTCCAACCCGAGGCGAGCGAGGCGATGACCGACTGGCGCGAGCGTGCACGGACCGCGCTCGGAGACCACGATTTCGGCGTCTGCGTCCACGACCCGGAGGGTCGATTCGGCACGCGCTCGTCGTCGCTCATCACGCTCGGCGCGGAGGAATTCGCGTACGAATTCGCCGACGGACCGCCGTGTCAGACCGCCTTCGAACCGGTCGAACGTCAGGATTAA
- a CDS encoding helix-turn-helix transcriptional regulator, producing the protein MSASEAEADLSSDERAGLELIREAGGIHQSDFWKELDISSRKGSRIAEVLESLGLIKRTQTVYSGHTTYYLEPAARDLEFSLLMAGDMLSPLIGEEEINANSNAFSQWLMNLAYEEY; encoded by the coding sequence ATGAGCGCGAGCGAAGCCGAAGCCGATCTTTCTTCCGATGAGCGCGCGGGACTGGAACTCATCCGCGAGGCGGGCGGCATCCATCAGAGCGATTTCTGGAAAGAACTCGATATCTCGTCCCGGAAGGGAAGCCGCATCGCCGAAGTGCTGGAGTCGCTCGGTCTCATCAAACGGACCCAGACCGTCTACAGCGGCCACACGACGTACTACCTCGAACCCGCCGCACGCGACCTCGAATTTTCGCTGCTCATGGCCGGCGACATGCTCTCGCCGCTCATCGGCGAAGAGGAGATTAACGCGAACAGCAACGCCTTCTCACAGTGGCTGATGAACCTCGCGTACGAGGAATACTGA